The Oncorhynchus masou masou isolate Uvic2021 chromosome 6, UVic_Omas_1.1, whole genome shotgun sequence genome has a window encoding:
- the LOC135542378 gene encoding zinc finger protein 883-like codes for MSFLNFSSPAKEEAVCWTEKEALGLNIVVKEEKVEEDVTVKKQVEGEAVTVKEEEKDVSVKEEEGAFRVKEEDVTVKEEEGEDAVFGVKKEGEITVTLKDEGEIGDMSNTRERHDYRGSSGEPQQPHDADKAEKSLSTLENLKKHPQRSTGKIPHCCSDYGKRFTSAGIKIHQRIHTVEKSYNCTQCGKSFTHSSSLISHQRTHTGEKPYSCTQCGKSFTHSSSLISHQRTHTGEKPYSCTQCGKSFTHSTSLISHQRTHTGERPYSCGECGMSFTQQSSLISHQRTHTGEKPYSCDECGKNFDTSSHLTVHQRSHTGEKPYSCTQCGKCFFTSSHLKIHQRIHTGEKPFSCTQCGKSFLTSSQLKIHQRTHTGEKPYSCGQCGKSFTQLSNLISHQRTHTGEKPYSCDQCGNSFTKLCNLTLHQRTHTGEKPYSCAQCGKSFFTSSHLNIHQRTHTGERPYSCDPCGKSFTQLSSLISHQRIHTGEKPYSCTQCVKSFTHLSSLISHQRTHTGEKPYSCDRCGKSFTQLSSLISHQRIHTGEKPYSCTQCGKSFTHISTLISHQRTHTGDKPYSCNECGKSFVQSGNLTVHQRTHTGEKLYSCNECGKSFVQSGNLTVHQITHTGKKS; via the exons ATGAGCTTCCTAAACTTCTCTTCTCCTGCTAAAGAAGAGgcggtctgctggacggagaaagaagctctggggctgaacattgtcgtgaaagaggagaaggtagaAGAGGATGTCACAGTTAAAaaacaagtagagggtgaggctgttacagtgaaagaagaagagaaagatgtttcagtgaaagaagaggaaggcgcgttcagagtgaaagaagaggatgttactgtgaaagaagaggaaggggaggatgcagtttttggagtgaagaaggaaggagagattaCTGTCACATTGAAAGATGAAGGGGAGATAGGAGATATGAGTAACACCA gagagagacatgactacCGTGggtcctctggggagcctcaacaacctcatgatgctgacaaggcagagaagagtctctccacatTAGAAAACCTCAAGAAACACCCGCAGAGATCCACAGGGAAGATACCTCACTGCTGTTCTGACTATGGGAAGAGATTCACCTCAGCAGGCATTAAGATTCATCAGAGAATCCACACAGTAGAGAAATCGTATAActgtactcaatgtgggaagagttttactcattCATCCAGcctgatatcacaccagagaacacacacaggagagaaaccttatagctgtactcaatgtgggaagagttttactcattCATCCAGcctgatatcacaccagagaacacacacaggagagaaaccgtatagctgtactcaatgtgggaagagttttactcattCAACCAGcctgatatcacaccagagaacacacacaggagagagaccttaTAGCTGTGGTGAATGTGGGATGAGTTTTACTCAGCAAAGCAGcctgatatcacaccagagaacacacacaggagagaaaccgtaTAGCTGTGATGAATGTGGGAAGAATTTTGATACATCTAGCCATCTTACTGTACACCAAAGatcacacacaggagagaaaccgtatagctgtactcaatgtgggaagTGTTTTTTTACATCTAGCCATCTGAAgatacaccagagaatacacacaggagagaaaccttttagctgtactcaatgtgggaagagttttttaACATCAAGCCAGCTGAagatacaccagagaacacacactggagagaaaccataTAGCTGTGggcaatgtgggaagagttttactcagctaAGCAAcctgatatcacaccagagaacacacacaggagagaaaccgtatagctgtgatcaatgtgggaataGTTTTACAAAGTTGTGTAATCTGACtcttcaccagagaacacacacaggagagaaaccttatagctgtgctcaatgtgggaagagtttttttACATCTAGCCATCTGAatatacaccagagaacacacacaggagagagaccttatagctgtgatccatgtgggaagagttttactcagctaAGCAGCCTGATttcacaccagagaatacacacaggagagaaaccttatagctgtactCAATGTGTGAAGAGTTTTACTCACCTAAGCAGcctgatatcacaccagagaacacacacaggagagaaaccatataGCTGTGATcgatgtgggaagagttttactcagctaAGCAGcctgatatcacaccagagaatacacacaggagagaaaccttatagctgtactcaatgtgggaagagttttactcacaTAAGCACCCTGATATCACAtcaaagaacacacacaggagataaaCCATATAGTTGTAATGAATGCGGGAAGAGTTTTGTTCAATCTGGCAATCTGACAGTACACCAGAGAacgcacacaggagagaaattgTACAGCTGTAatgaatgtgggaagagttttgttcaATCTGGCAATCTGACAGTACACCAGATTACACACACAGGAAAGAAATCTTGA